In Quercus robur chromosome 11, dhQueRobu3.1, whole genome shotgun sequence, the following proteins share a genomic window:
- the LOC126705943 gene encoding L-type lectin-domain containing receptor kinase IX.1-like, protein MVLTIKHFLSPQLFILFYLFMITNFFTLLTPFTFTSALSFNFTSFSNDNTDITYESTVHSENQAIQLTGSDLTEPLQGRATYSKPLQLRDNATGKLTDFTTHFTFSISSPNQTVYGDGMTFFIVPNGSKIPTDAKGGALGLTSLDQVLDTSNNRFVAVEFDIFTNEWDPPGEHVGIDINSLKSKANVSWSSNIAMREGKINEAWISYNSSSNDLCVAFTGFGDSITVRQSLSINVNLIDFLPDWATFGFSAATGTNYAVHTIYSWDFSSTLEIVGLSPNSASGQGKDNKLGFVFVVVFSTVVGFFVVVLILFVLWKRYKSDNDVHASDNHVVEEFPRGRAPREFSYDELARATNNFNDEQILGRGGFGAVYRGSLMDSNSSVAVKKISEESRQGVNEYASEINVISRLRHRNLVELIGWCHERSRELLLVYEFMPNGSLDSHLYGEGNLLTWRRRYTIIQNLAEALLYLHEGWEHCVLHRNIKSSNIMLDANFNAKLGDFGLARLVDHDKGSRTTRSAGTLGYMDPNYMATGKASKKSDVYSFGIVALEIATGKSPTDQSITQGLLKLVRELYERRKVLEAADQRLGESFDKQEMKCLLIVGLWCSHPNRKRRPPSIRRVNQVLECGGPLPDLHPLEIPSSTENETTSVMLSDGATSSMG, encoded by the coding sequence ATGGTCCTCACGATCAAGCATttcctatctccacagcttttCATCCTCTTTTATCTCTTTATGATCACCAATTTCTTCACTCTGCTAACCCCATTTACATTTACAAGTGCGCTATCCTTCAACTTCACTAGTTTTAGTAATGACAACACTGACATAACATATGAGAGTACTGTCCACTCTGAAAACCAAGCCATCCAACTCACAGGCAGCGACCTCACAGAACCGTTGCAAGGTCGAGCCACATATTCCAAACCCTTGCAATTGCGGGACAATGCCACCGGAAAGCTTACGGATTTCACTACCCATTTTACCTTTTCCATTAGTTCACCGAATCAAACTGTATATGGAGACGGGATGACCTTCTTCATCGTACCCAACGGTTCAAAGATTCCCACGGATGCAAAAGGTGGGGCCTTGGGCCTTACTAGCCTTGATCAGGTTTTAGACACAAGCAATAATCGTTTTGTTGCAGTGGAGTTCGATATCTTTACGAACGAATGGGATCCACCTGGGGAACATGTAGGTATTGATATCAACTCTTTGAAATCTAAAGCTAATGTGTCATGGTCTAGTAATATTGCTATGAGggaaggaaaaataaatgaagcttggattaGTTACAACTCCAGTTCAAATGATTTGTGTGTTGCTTTCACTGGTTTTGGAGACAGTATTACTGTAAGGCAATCTCTTTCTATAAATGTTAATTTGATAGATTTCCTGCCTGATTGGGCTACTTTTGGATTCTCAGCCGCAACAGGAACTAATTATGCTGTACATACTATTTATTCTTGGGATTTTAGTTCAACTTTGGAAATAGTAGGTTTAAGCCCCAATTCAGCCTCTGGCCAGGGGAAAGACAACAAGTTggggtttgtttttgttgtggtgTTTAGTACTGTTGttggattttttgttgttgtattgaTTCTGTTTGTCTTGTGGAAGAGGTATAAGAGTGATAATGATGTTCATGCTTCTGATAATCATGTTGTTGAAGAATTCCCAAGGGGAAGAGCACCTCGAGAGTTCTCATATGATGAATTGGCACGTGCGACAAATAATTTCAATGATGAACAGATATTGGGTCGAGGAGGATTCGGCGCGGTATATAGAGGATCTTTGATGGACTCAAACTCGTCTGTTGCTGTTAAGAAGATATCGGAGGAGTCTAGGCAGGGAGTGAATGAGTATGCATCAGAAATAAATGTCATTAGCCGACTAAGACATAGGAATTTGGTGGAACTCATTGGTTGGTGCCACGAAAGAAGTAGAGAGCTCTTACTTGTTTATGAGTTCATGCCCAATGGAAGTTTGGATTCACATCTTTATGGAGAAGGAAACTTATTGACATGGAGAAGAAGGTAcacaattatacaaaatttggCTGAGGCCTTGCTTTACTTGCATGAAGGATGGGAACATTGCGTGTTGCACAGGAATATCAAATCGAGCAATATTATGCTTGATGCAAACTTCAATGCTAAACTTGGGGATTTTGGGTTGGCTAGGCTTGTGGACCATGACAAAGGGTCACGAACTACTAGATCGGCTGGCACCTTGGGCTATATGGATCCAAACTATATGGCAACAGGTAAGGCTAGTAAGAAATCAGATGTCTATAGTTTTGGAATTGTTGCATTAGAGATCGCTACTGGAAAAAGTCCAACCGACCAAAGTATCACACAAGGCTTGTTGAAGTTGGTTCGAGAGCTCTATGAGAGAAGAAAGGTTCTTGAAGCAGCTGACCAAAGGTTGGGTGAAAGTTTTGATAAGCAAGAAATGAAGTGCTTGTTAATTGTAGGGCTCTGGTGTTCTCACCCCAATCGTAAACGTAGGCCACCTTCGATAAGGCGAGTAAATCAAGTTCTTGAATGTGGCGGTCCATTGCCTGATCTTCACCCATTAGAAATACCCAGTTCAACAGAGAACGAAACTACATCTGTAATGTTGTCCGATGGTGCTACTAGTTCGATGGGATAG